One window of Mediterraneibacter gnavus ATCC 29149 genomic DNA carries:
- a CDS encoding DUF2383 domain-containing protein has translation MEEQTGKLLKECSSGCKMAINSLNQVRDFVKDEKLHQLLDEYDKKHKALEEDISRLLEKHGEQEKDPHPAAAAFSRITTDVKLMLHDDSSQIAKLLMDGCNMGIQSIGKFLNEYEEASSESRSLAKKLLHMDEQLMKELKPFL, from the coding sequence ATGGAAGAACAGACAGGAAAGCTTTTAAAAGAATGCAGCAGTGGCTGCAAGATGGCGATCAACAGCCTGAATCAGGTGCGGGATTTTGTGAAGGATGAAAAGCTTCATCAGCTGCTGGATGAATACGACAAGAAACATAAAGCACTGGAGGAAGATATCAGCAGACTGCTGGAAAAACATGGAGAACAAGAAAAGGATCCTCATCCTGCCGCAGCTGCATTTTCCAGGATTACAACGGATGTGAAGCTGATGCTCCACGATGACAGCTCTCAGATTGCGAAGCTTCTGATGGATGGCTGTAATATGGGAATCCAGTCCATCGGAAAATTTCTCAATGAGTATGAAGAGGCGTCTTCTGAGAGCCGTTCGCTTGCAAAGAAGCTGCTCCATATGGACGAACAGCTGATGAAAGAATTGAAACCATTCTTATAA
- a CDS encoding transposase has translation MSSIRLNGSLVYTTYQGGTTAQRFREYMEKQLIPSLEKGNVVIMDNMRSHHAKIVTELLDKAGISYLYLPPYSPDLNPIEKMWSKMKAILRKNKICVASELPEVVKAALETISMNDCKWWFHACGICVN, from the coding sequence TTGTCGTCCATTCGTCTTAACGGCAGTTTGGTATATACTACGTACCAAGGCGGAACAACCGCACAGCGGTTTCGTGAATACATGGAAAAACAGTTGATACCGAGTCTTGAGAAAGGCAATGTTGTAATTATGGATAATATGCGCTCTCATCATGCCAAAATAGTGACAGAACTTTTGGACAAGGCTGGTATTTCCTACCTGTATTTGCCGCCATACAGTCCGGATTTAAATCCTATTGAAAAAATGTGGTCAAAAATGAAAGCTATTCTCAGAAAGAATAAAATCTGTGTTGCCTCTGAACTGCCTGAAGTTGTAAAAGCGGCCTTAGAAACTATAAGCATGAATGATTGTAAATGGTGGTTTCACGCATGTGGAATTTGCGTTAATTAA
- a CDS encoding winged helix-turn-helix transcriptional regulator — protein MLHNEARKLVLEAWDKTHNAKEIAKYFSVNQSTIYRLVEERARTGSYETRTQLRGRKPILTEKQHQDILELVQKQPDITMKEIIESLNLPVGSKAVRRFLIKQGYTYKKKSLHAKEQERPRCAGKAQRMDRKHI, from the coding sequence ATGCTACATAATGAAGCTAGAAAACTGGTATTGGAAGCCTGGGATAAAACGCACAATGCCAAGGAGATCGCAAAATATTTTTCAGTAAACCAAAGTACCATATACCGCCTTGTGGAAGAACGTGCACGCACTGGCAGTTATGAGACCAGAACGCAGCTGAGAGGACGGAAACCAATCCTTACAGAAAAGCAGCACCAAGATATTCTGGAACTTGTGCAGAAACAGCCTGATATCACAATGAAGGAAATCATTGAAAGCCTTAATTTGCCTGTAGGCAGCAAAGCCGTCAGGCGTTTTCTGATAAAACAAGGTTATACTTATAAGAAAAAGTCTTTGCATGCAAAAGAACAGGAGCGTCCCCGATGTGCAGGCAAAGCGCAGCGCATGGATAGAAAACATATCTGA
- a CDS encoding helix-turn-helix domain-containing protein yields MELKIGKRIQDLRKQKGLTQEQVAAALNISAAAVSKWETDTTYPDITILNPLARLLGVSVDVLLDFQEQMTEEECMKRMEKADTLFSTRNWEEGQQYCEELLKEFPTDLFLKFRVASTYMQYAGASLQEEILKQQMERSITLFEESTASENAEISETAWYVLSGLYCMNEEYEKGLEAVEKLPQPDFDARSMKSSILYQMGKLEESEKLTQRCLYEEIRNAGLSLVSLAKIAGEESEYEKAFRFLDAAQELETLFEESRLGGVNVMVSQMKLGILVKQGKKDQALSELKHLVMGYLNIVQGRKTETPIYFDKLEWNESTSPKRGYLLENLLWLLETEDVYAELRAEDVYREMVEKIQKELEKSR; encoded by the coding sequence ATGGAATTGAAAATTGGAAAACGAATTCAAGATCTTAGAAAGCAAAAAGGACTGACGCAGGAACAGGTGGCAGCAGCACTCAATATTTCAGCGGCAGCAGTGTCCAAGTGGGAGACGGATACGACATATCCGGATATTACAATCCTAAACCCACTGGCAAGGCTTTTGGGCGTGAGTGTGGATGTTCTGCTGGACTTTCAGGAGCAGATGACGGAAGAAGAATGTATGAAGCGGATGGAGAAAGCGGATACACTGTTTTCGACAAGAAACTGGGAAGAAGGACAGCAGTACTGTGAAGAGCTTCTGAAAGAATTTCCGACAGACTTATTTCTGAAATTTCGGGTAGCTTCGACTTATATGCAGTATGCAGGTGCAAGCTTGCAGGAAGAAATTTTGAAGCAGCAGATGGAACGAAGCATTACGTTGTTTGAAGAGAGCACAGCCAGCGAAAATGCGGAGATTTCCGAGACGGCATGGTATGTTTTATCTGGCTTATACTGTATGAATGAGGAATATGAAAAAGGGCTGGAAGCCGTAGAAAAACTGCCGCAGCCGGATTTTGATGCAAGAAGCATGAAGTCCAGTATCCTGTATCAGATGGGAAAACTGGAAGAATCAGAAAAACTGACACAGCGTTGTTTGTATGAAGAAATCCGCAATGCAGGTTTGTCTCTGGTCAGTCTGGCGAAAATTGCCGGAGAAGAAAGTGAGTATGAAAAGGCGTTTCGATTTCTGGATGCCGCACAGGAGCTGGAGACCTTATTTGAAGAAAGCCGTCTCGGAGGAGTCAATGTTATGGTATCCCAGATGAAACTTGGAATTCTGGTGAAGCAGGGGAAAAAAGACCAGGCACTTTCAGAACTGAAGCATCTGGTTATGGGGTATCTGAATATTGTACAAGGAAGAAAGACAGAGACTCCAATTTACTTTGACAAACTGGAATGGAATGAAAGTACTTCACCGAAACGGGGATATCTACTGGAAAATCTTCTGTGGCTGTTGGAGACAGAGGACGTATATGCAGAATTAAGAGCGGAAGATGTGTATCGGGAAATGGTAGAAAAAATTCAAAAGGAACTGGAAAAAAGCAGATAA
- a CDS encoding DUF5692 family protein: MLFHVYGENALPQWIAMLGVLAALILLNEVSRRTKAGGILMFFVIPAILTVYFIAIAVGAKTGASWALNNQTYLYMNGWFHYAKLYAALAGCIGFMMIKYEWGIGKAHWFKAYPFAIVAINILIAVASDFESAINGWYSWWLSSEDVWLYGGWHNVFNGIAGIINILCMTGWWAVYTSKDKKDMIWPDMIWVYILVYDVWNFAYTYNCLPTHSWFCGVALLLAPTIAALLWNKGGWIMNRANTLCIWCMFAQVFPLFQETFSDGTQVFPWATIPKLYADGTLNGITAGGSTNADPTMMTIVSLLALIVNIVAFIYIIRTARKKKKNPYKEEIFTDFKYYKDAAARAEIK, encoded by the coding sequence CGCCCTGCCGCAGTGGATCGCGATGCTTGGCGTACTCGCTGCACTGATTCTGTTAAACGAAGTTTCCAGACGGACCAAAGCCGGCGGTATTTTAATGTTTTTTGTCATCCCGGCTATTTTGACTGTTTATTTTATTGCAATTGCCGTCGGGGCAAAAACAGGAGCTTCCTGGGCACTCAATAACCAGACATATCTATATATGAATGGATGGTTCCACTACGCCAAGCTTTATGCCGCACTTGCAGGATGTATCGGATTTATGATGATCAAATATGAATGGGGAATCGGAAAAGCTCACTGGTTCAAAGCGTATCCGTTTGCAATCGTTGCCATCAATATTCTGATCGCCGTTGCAAGTGATTTTGAATCTGCCATCAACGGATGGTATTCCTGGTGGCTGTCCTCTGAAGATGTATGGCTGTACGGAGGATGGCACAACGTATTTAACGGAATTGCCGGAATCATCAATATTTTGTGTATGACCGGATGGTGGGCTGTCTACACATCCAAAGACAAAAAAGACATGATCTGGCCGGATATGATCTGGGTTTACATCCTGGTCTATGATGTATGGAATTTCGCCTATACCTACAACTGTCTGCCGACACATTCCTGGTTCTGCGGCGTTGCACTTCTGCTTGCACCGACAATCGCAGCACTGCTCTGGAACAAAGGCGGCTGGATCATGAACCGTGCCAACACGCTTTGTATCTGGTGTATGTTCGCGCAGGTATTCCCTCTGTTCCAGGAGACATTCTCTGACGGAACACAGGTATTCCCATGGGCAACCATTCCAAAACTGTATGCTGACGGTACTTTAAACGGAATCACTGCCGGCGGAAGCACAAATGCAGATCCGACCATGATGACGATTGTCAGTCTCCTTGCACTGATCGTAAATATTGTAGCATTTATTTACATTATAAGAACTGCAAGAAAGAAGAAAAAGAATCCTTACAAAGAAGAAATCTTTACAGATTTCAAATACTACAAGGATGCAGCTGCAAGAGCTGAGATTAAATAA
- a CDS encoding glycoside hydrolase family 172 protein, translated as MNLLNNITTFKGERSRAVSPENPTGEKGRACMEDSALGPQRKGRGSIRLPMGEETVIADIKGPGIIRHIWMTIRENTEKGSFVMRDVVLRIYWDNSSTPAVEAPLGDFFCNGFGERCDIASLPIVVNPTGGMNSYFEMPFRERARITITNEHPKDITSFFYTVNYAETDSLPENTLYFHAYWKRERQTELAKDYVILDKIKGKGYYVGTFLALTALERYWWGEGEFKFYLDGDEEFPTVSSTGSEDYFGGAWAFHQKDELGRPSVKNYSTLFLGYPFYETKDKTRVRFETGKLNAVHAFGDDSLPRHGLYRWHILDPIAFSEDIKVTLQQIGNDDLSLFERSDDVATVAYWYQDSAEGFDRVFPDRRARLPR; from the coding sequence ATGAATTTATTAAATAATATCACAACCTTTAAGGGCGAGCGGTCAAGAGCAGTATCTCCGGAAAATCCGACGGGAGAAAAGGGAAGAGCATGCATGGAAGACAGTGCACTCGGACCGCAGAGAAAAGGAAGAGGAAGTATCCGTCTTCCAATGGGAGAAGAGACGGTCATTGCAGATATAAAAGGACCGGGAATCATTCGTCATATCTGGATGACGATTCGTGAAAATACAGAAAAGGGAAGTTTTGTTATGCGTGATGTTGTACTCAGAATCTATTGGGACAACAGCAGCACTCCGGCGGTAGAAGCTCCACTGGGAGATTTCTTCTGCAACGGATTCGGCGAACGATGTGACATTGCGTCTCTGCCGATCGTAGTAAATCCAACGGGCGGTATGAACAGCTATTTTGAAATGCCGTTTCGTGAAAGAGCAAGAATTACCATTACAAATGAACATCCGAAAGACATTACTTCATTTTTCTATACAGTAAATTATGCGGAGACAGACAGTCTGCCGGAAAACACTCTGTATTTCCACGCATACTGGAAACGGGAAAGACAAACAGAACTGGCAAAAGATTACGTGATACTGGATAAGATTAAAGGAAAAGGCTATTATGTAGGAACATTTCTTGCGCTGACTGCACTGGAAAGATATTGGTGGGGAGAGGGTGAATTTAAGTTCTATCTGGATGGAGATGAAGAATTCCCGACCGTATCCTCCACAGGTTCTGAAGATTATTTCGGAGGTGCGTGGGCATTTCATCAGAAAGATGAGCTGGGAAGACCTTCCGTTAAGAACTATTCCACACTGTTTCTAGGTTATCCGTTTTATGAGACAAAGGACAAGACACGTGTACGGTTTGAAACAGGAAAATTAAATGCAGTACATGCATTTGGTGATGACAGTCTGCCGCGCCATGGTCTGTACCGCTGGCATATTCTAGATCCAATCGCTTTTTCAGAAGATATCAAAGTAACTTTGCAGCAGATTGGAAATGATGATCTGTCATTGTTTGAACGTTCGGACGATGTGGCAACAGTGGCTTATTGGTATCAGGATTCTGCAGAAGGATTTGATCGGGTATTTCCGGACAGAAGAGCACGTCTGCCGAGGTAA
- a CDS encoding biotin transporter BioY — protein sequence METKAKFLTTKQMTLIALMTALTCILGPLSIPLPFSPVPISFTNLVLYFSVFVLGTKFSTISYIVYLLIGLVGLPVFSGFSGGPAKVAGPTGGYLVGFVFLTVIAGFFVEHFKGKLSFAVLGMVLGTIVCYLFGTIWLSMQLNIGFVAGLGVGVFPYIPGDLVKIAIACIIGPKIRRAVVR from the coding sequence ATGGAGACAAAAGCAAAATTTCTCACAACGAAACAAATGACACTGATCGCATTGATGACAGCGCTGACCTGCATTCTGGGGCCGTTAAGTATTCCTCTACCGTTCAGTCCGGTGCCGATCTCATTTACAAACCTGGTGTTGTATTTCTCGGTTTTTGTACTGGGAACAAAATTCAGTACCATCAGTTATATTGTATACCTGTTGATCGGTCTGGTCGGACTTCCGGTATTTTCCGGTTTCAGTGGCGGTCCGGCAAAAGTGGCAGGGCCTACGGGCGGATATCTGGTCGGATTTGTGTTTTTGACAGTGATCGCCGGATTTTTTGTGGAGCATTTTAAAGGAAAACTGTCATTTGCCGTTCTTGGAATGGTACTTGGAACGATCGTATGTTATCTTTTCGGTACAATCTGGCTTTCTATGCAGTTGAATATCGGATTTGTGGCAGGACTTGGTGTCGGAGTATTTCCGTATATTCCGGGAGATCTGGTAAAAATTGCAATTGCCTGCATTATAGGGCCGAAAATCAGACGTGCTGTTGTAAGATAA
- a CDS encoding sigma 54-interacting transcriptional regulator: protein MEAKDRVYQALCRMSKSDCQITAAALAEELNLSRQVVSHYLNRLLEEGSVEKTLTRPVCWNIRKQQRENVQGSVSEERKEIEEVLPEVRREDVFDTMIGADGSQKNVIERCKAAVSYPPDGLPILITGESGVGKSFLARLIHQYAVSSAVISESAPLVVLNCADYANNPELLSAALLGYKKGSFTGADTDKEGLLQEADGGYLFLDEIHRLSYENQEKLFIFMDTGKYRPLGDKNWKAAKVRFIFATTEIPEKVLLETFRRRITVQTSIGSIAERPLMERLQLIYRFYQKEAVKINRDILIEKDAMQYLCFSKLPGNIGKLENLVRVSCAEAYFRQQEEKLLKISSRELQNETPDKGDSLEEIVCPMKVLCSQESESAYEACVTEHALNVSALWEEVVKASWDKTDMLYLRYKHQMKTWEKYVTVSSSVFENTVRKMFESSCRLVLKRYGIRVTDQCLKELYLSYKMFSQMELDAEMEWKLSVYFEQSLSRAHYIAKRLFEKVVSLEQGCGKHVLFLFTVALHEYVVESVELAGLIAAHGDTTASSIAKVVNQACGTFVFEAIDMPMDSSFDAMIDKVRSYLEDIPGGRGVILLVDTGSLSRMYTLIKNSLSGDLMIINNVSTAIALDIGIKILGHSSFTEITQSTKKICSFDVQFFEGLSQGKNIVISCMSGVGIAEKIQEMMKSVLGDCGLDFITMDYKELIRVLGEKGEKSFEQTLLILTTSSLSEEVKTPWLSMYDVLDGSGEQVLWDSLKTVINPEQFEVLKREFVKFFSMEGIVSRLQFLNPAVVVREVELILMRYEKYYALEMSGHVRLNLYMHIAFMFERLMIAQDGYEEEQRELSEQEKEFYRISRIVFAEAEKKYRIRLDEYELSMLYELFKRLIK, encoded by the coding sequence ATGGAAGCAAAAGACAGGGTATATCAGGCGCTGTGCAGGATGTCGAAGAGTGATTGTCAGATTACGGCGGCAGCACTTGCAGAAGAGCTGAATTTAAGCCGACAGGTAGTCAGCCATTATCTGAACCGTCTTTTGGAAGAAGGTAGTGTGGAAAAGACACTTACCCGGCCGGTATGCTGGAATATCAGGAAACAACAGAGAGAGAATGTGCAGGGTTCTGTCAGTGAAGAAAGAAAAGAAATAGAAGAAGTGCTGCCGGAAGTACGCCGGGAAGACGTCTTTGATACAATGATCGGTGCTGACGGCAGCCAGAAAAATGTAATTGAAAGATGCAAAGCGGCGGTGTCATATCCGCCGGACGGACTGCCAATACTGATTACAGGAGAAAGTGGGGTCGGAAAAAGCTTTCTGGCAAGACTGATTCACCAATATGCAGTTTCCAGTGCAGTTATCAGCGAGAGTGCTCCGTTGGTAGTGCTGAATTGTGCAGATTATGCGAACAATCCAGAGCTATTGTCGGCAGCACTTTTAGGGTATAAAAAGGGAAGCTTTACCGGAGCGGATACAGATAAAGAGGGGCTTTTGCAGGAAGCGGACGGCGGTTATCTTTTTCTGGACGAGATTCACCGGCTGTCTTATGAAAACCAGGAAAAGCTTTTTATTTTCATGGACACAGGAAAATATCGACCGCTTGGTGACAAGAACTGGAAAGCGGCGAAGGTAAGGTTTATTTTTGCAACAACGGAGATTCCGGAAAAAGTCCTTCTGGAAACATTTCGCCGGAGAATTACCGTACAGACTTCAATCGGAAGTATTGCGGAAAGACCGCTGATGGAACGACTACAGTTAATTTATCGGTTTTATCAGAAAGAAGCGGTAAAGATCAACAGGGATATTCTGATTGAAAAGGATGCGATGCAGTATCTGTGCTTTTCAAAGTTACCTGGAAATATCGGAAAACTGGAAAATCTTGTGCGGGTAAGCTGTGCAGAAGCATATTTTCGGCAACAGGAGGAAAAACTGTTGAAAATCTCTTCAAGAGAGCTGCAGAATGAGACACCGGACAAGGGTGATTCTTTGGAAGAAATTGTCTGTCCGATGAAAGTTTTGTGCAGTCAGGAAAGTGAATCTGCGTATGAAGCATGTGTTACGGAACATGCTTTGAATGTTTCAGCTCTCTGGGAAGAGGTGGTGAAGGCTTCCTGGGATAAAACAGATATGTTATATCTACGGTATAAACACCAGATGAAGACTTGGGAGAAATATGTCACAGTGAGTTCTTCGGTGTTCGAAAATACGGTAAGAAAGATGTTTGAGAGCAGCTGCAGATTGGTGCTGAAACGCTATGGAATTCGTGTGACAGACCAATGTCTGAAGGAACTGTACCTGAGTTATAAGATGTTCTCGCAAATGGAATTGGATGCAGAGATGGAGTGGAAATTGTCTGTTTATTTTGAACAGTCTCTTTCAAGGGCACATTATATTGCAAAACGTCTTTTTGAGAAAGTGGTATCGTTGGAACAAGGCTGTGGAAAACACGTCCTGTTTTTGTTTACAGTTGCTCTGCATGAGTATGTTGTAGAGTCTGTTGAACTGGCAGGTTTGATTGCTGCGCATGGAGATACAACGGCGAGCAGTATTGCAAAAGTGGTGAATCAGGCATGTGGAACCTTTGTGTTTGAAGCAATTGATATGCCGATGGACTCTTCTTTTGATGCGATGATTGATAAAGTAAGGAGTTATCTGGAAGATATTCCGGGAGGAAGAGGAGTGATTCTGCTGGTAGATACAGGTTCTCTCAGCAGAATGTATACATTGATCAAAAACAGTCTGTCAGGGGATCTGATGATTATCAATAATGTTTCTACGGCAATTGCGCTCGATATCGGAATTAAAATACTGGGACATAGTTCCTTTACGGAAATTACACAGAGTACAAAGAAAATCTGTAGTTTTGATGTACAGTTTTTTGAAGGTCTTTCACAGGGAAAAAATATTGTCATATCCTGTATGTCCGGAGTGGGAATTGCGGAAAAGATTCAGGAAATGATGAAAAGCGTGCTCGGAGACTGCGGGCTTGATTTTATTACGATGGATTATAAGGAACTGATTCGGGTTTTGGGTGAAAAAGGGGAAAAATCCTTTGAGCAGACACTGTTGATTTTGACGACTTCATCACTTTCAGAAGAAGTAAAAACTCCATGGCTGAGTATGTATGATGTGTTGGATGGAAGTGGAGAACAGGTGCTGTGGGATTCCTTAAAGACAGTAATAAATCCGGAGCAGTTTGAAGTGCTCAAAAGAGAATTTGTAAAGTTTTTCTCAATGGAAGGTATCGTAAGCCGACTGCAGTTTTTGAACCCTGCGGTTGTAGTTCGGGAAGTAGAACTGATTTTGATGCGGTATGAAAAGTATTATGCATTGGAAATGTCGGGGCATGTGAGACTAAATTTGTATATGCACATTGCATTTATGTTTGAGCGTCTGATGATCGCACAGGATGGTTATGAGGAAGAACAACGGGAATTATCTGAGCAAGAGAAGGAGTTCTATCGGATTTCTCGGATTGTATTTGCGGAAGCAGAAAAAAAATACAGAATCAGATTGGATGAATATGAATTGTCGATGCTATACGAATTGTTTAAAAGACTGATTAAGTAG
- the rpoN gene encoding RNA polymerase factor sigma-54, whose amino-acid sequence MGLELKVEQKQRVYQKQIEQARILQMNAQEIAVYIQEVALENPLIEVEELAEAPLEELVREDMRKSDETGVTASEDTDWSYAGGHQLLEDWWTLQEESLVDIIHQQLLTMPIGEKEKKIVEKLAGSLDSRGYLEISVKKLAEYIPCSVRELRSALEILKSLEPAGIGAADLKECLILQLKRQKDSRLAITLVKNYLEDLSKHKISAIAKELGEEEAAVRDAFSRIRTLNPKPGRIYGRNTGGYVIPDIIVSKEHGKYIAELNEAVYRELRLNEFYVKLRDSKEAEVREYIMQKQAQAEWLRACIEQRSHTLQRIADILVDFQRMFLDSGKDMKPIRQKDVAQIMEVNESTISRAVKGKYLQCGWGVYALSDFMPKGTEEVSSDSVKLMLRNFIQSEDKKKPLSDQKLAQKLGEEGIQISRRTVAKYRMQMNILDAAGRRGEF is encoded by the coding sequence ATGGGACTGGAACTGAAGGTTGAGCAGAAACAAAGGGTATATCAGAAGCAGATTGAGCAGGCACGCATCCTGCAAATGAATGCACAGGAAATTGCTGTGTATATTCAGGAAGTGGCACTGGAAAATCCGTTGATTGAAGTGGAAGAACTGGCAGAGGCACCGCTGGAAGAACTGGTGAGGGAAGATATGCGTAAGTCTGATGAAACAGGAGTAACGGCATCGGAGGATACCGACTGGAGCTATGCCGGCGGTCATCAGTTGTTAGAAGACTGGTGGACTCTTCAGGAAGAAAGCCTTGTGGATATAATACATCAGCAGCTGTTGACGATGCCAATTGGGGAAAAAGAAAAGAAAATTGTGGAAAAGTTAGCAGGATCATTGGACAGTAGAGGATATCTGGAGATTTCGGTGAAAAAACTGGCAGAGTACATACCATGTTCGGTGCGGGAACTTCGGAGTGCGCTGGAGATACTGAAATCATTGGAGCCGGCCGGAATCGGGGCCGCCGATTTGAAGGAATGTCTGATTCTGCAGTTGAAGCGACAGAAAGACTCCCGGCTTGCGATTACTCTGGTAAAAAATTATCTGGAAGATCTGTCAAAACATAAAATTTCAGCAATTGCAAAAGAACTGGGAGAGGAAGAGGCGGCGGTAAGAGACGCATTTTCCAGAATCAGAACCCTGAATCCAAAACCAGGAAGAATATATGGGAGAAACACAGGGGGGTATGTAATACCAGATATTATTGTGTCAAAAGAACATGGAAAATATATAGCGGAATTGAATGAGGCTGTGTACCGGGAACTGAGGCTGAATGAATTCTATGTAAAACTGCGAGATTCGAAAGAGGCGGAGGTTCGGGAATATATTATGCAAAAGCAGGCGCAGGCAGAATGGCTGAGAGCATGCATAGAGCAGAGAAGTCATACATTGCAGAGGATTGCAGATATACTGGTTGATTTCCAGAGGATGTTTTTGGACTCGGGAAAGGATATGAAACCGATCAGACAGAAGGATGTTGCACAGATTATGGAGGTGAATGAATCAACAATCAGCAGGGCGGTGAAAGGAAAATATCTGCAGTGTGGCTGGGGCGTTTATGCACTGTCAGATTTTATGCCAAAAGGGACGGAGGAAGTCAGTAGCGATTCAGTGAAGCTGATGCTAAGAAATTTCATTCAAAGCGAAGATAAGAAGAAACCGCTGAGTGATCAAAAACTGGCGCAGAAACTGGGAGAAGAGGGAATACAGATCTCAAGAAGAACGGTGGCAAAATATAGGATGCAGATGAATATTCTGGATGCAGCAGGGAGAAGGGGGGAGTTCTGA